In Streptomyces sp. NBC_00448, the following are encoded in one genomic region:
- a CDS encoding FtsW/RodA/SpoVE family cell cycle protein, with protein sequence MVTNYASGVPDRRNTELALLLLAVAIPVFAYVDTGLALHGEVPSGLLSYGLGLGLLAGLGHLVVRRFARYADPLLLPIATLLNGLGLVVIWRLDQSKRLRADPGFVADTPRQLLYSAMGLALFGAVVVVLRDHRKLQRYTYISMAGALALLLLPLVPGLGVDVYGARIWVAVAGFSFQPAEFAKIVIAVFFAGYLVLKRDALALAGRRFAGLALPRGRDLGPILAVWAVSILILVFETDLGTSLLFFGMFVVMLYIATERTSWIVFGLLMAAGGAVGVDSFEPHVQQRVQAWLHPMGEYLKSRQGLAGHSEQSMQALWAFGSGGLIGTGLGQGNSDLIGFAANSDFILATVGEELGLAGVVALLLLYALIVERGMRTALATRDPFGKLLAGGLSAAFALQVFVVAGGVMGLIPLTGMTLPFVAYGGSSVTANWALVGILIRISDTARRPEVAVDDADEAEW encoded by the coding sequence ATGGTGACGAACTACGCCTCGGGCGTGCCCGATCGCCGCAACACCGAGCTGGCGCTGCTGCTCCTCGCCGTCGCGATCCCCGTCTTCGCCTACGTCGACACCGGCCTGGCCCTGCACGGCGAGGTGCCCTCCGGGCTGCTGAGCTACGGTCTCGGCCTCGGACTGCTGGCGGGCCTCGGGCATCTGGTGGTGCGCAGGTTCGCCCGGTACGCGGACCCGTTGCTGCTGCCGATCGCGACGCTGCTCAACGGCCTCGGCCTGGTGGTCATCTGGCGGCTCGACCAGTCGAAGCGGCTGCGGGCCGACCCCGGTTTCGTGGCGGACACGCCCCGTCAACTGCTCTACTCCGCGATGGGGCTGGCGCTGTTCGGCGCGGTGGTGGTGGTCCTGAGAGACCACCGCAAGCTCCAGCGGTACACGTACATCTCGATGGCGGGCGCGCTGGCGCTGCTGCTCCTGCCGCTGGTGCCCGGGCTCGGGGTCGACGTGTACGGGGCGCGGATCTGGGTCGCGGTGGCCGGGTTCAGCTTCCAGCCCGCGGAGTTCGCGAAGATCGTGATCGCGGTCTTCTTCGCCGGCTACCTGGTGCTGAAACGGGACGCGCTGGCGCTGGCGGGCCGCCGCTTCGCCGGACTGGCGCTGCCGCGCGGCCGGGACCTGGGGCCGATCCTCGCGGTGTGGGCGGTGTCGATCCTGATCCTGGTCTTCGAGACGGACCTGGGCACCTCGCTGCTGTTCTTCGGCATGTTCGTGGTGATGCTCTACATCGCCACCGAGCGCACCAGCTGGATCGTCTTCGGCCTGCTGATGGCGGCGGGCGGCGCGGTGGGCGTCGACTCCTTCGAGCCGCACGTCCAGCAGCGGGTGCAGGCGTGGCTGCACCCCATGGGCGAGTACCTGAAGAGCCGGCAGGGCCTGGCCGGCCACTCCGAGCAGTCCATGCAGGCGCTGTGGGCGTTCGGCTCCGGCGGCCTGATCGGCACCGGCCTGGGGCAGGGCAACTCCGACCTGATCGGCTTCGCCGCGAACTCCGACTTCATCCTGGCCACCGTGGGCGAGGAACTGGGCCTGGCCGGCGTGGTGGCGCTGCTGCTGCTCTACGCGCTGATCGTCGAGCGCGGCATGCGGACCGCGCTCGCCACCCGCGACCCGTTCGGCAAGCTGCTCGCCGGCGGGCTCTCGGCCGCGTTCGCGCTCCAGGTCTTCGTCGTGGCGGGCGGCGTCATGGGCCTCATCCCGCTGACCGGCATGACGCTGCCGTTCGTCGCGTACGGCGGGTCGTCCGTGACCGCGAACTGGGCGCTGGTCGGCATCCTGATCCGGATCAGCGACACCGCGCGCCGCCCGGAGGTGGCCGTGGACGACGCGGACGAGGCGGAGTGGTGA
- the yczE gene encoding membrane protein YczE, which produces MHGDAPGPGVGTPRHPATPAPVPATATAPAAAPAPRTRAPLPPLSYLPLRLAPRRRLPQLLVGLALYGFGLSAMVRASLGVNPWSVLYEGVQRHTSLSFGTVNGLVGAFVLLLWIPLRQRPTFGTVANIVVLSFSSDLGLALLPPHPGLPARVGLLLGGVLLNGLSVAIYVGARLGPGPRDGLMTGASAATSRSIRFVRTLMEVTVLAVGVLLGGSVGPGTVLYAVAIGPTAQLLLPRFAYRTAADRRRGEEDARGAPVSSGWRLRTRRRP; this is translated from the coding sequence GTGCACGGTGACGCCCCGGGCCCCGGCGTCGGCACCCCGCGCCACCCCGCCACGCCGGCCCCCGTACCCGCGACCGCGACCGCACCGGCAGCGGCACCCGCGCCCCGGACCCGCGCCCCGCTGCCGCCGCTCAGCTACCTCCCCCTCCGCCTGGCCCCCCGCCGCCGCCTGCCCCAACTGCTGGTCGGCCTGGCCCTGTACGGGTTCGGGCTGTCCGCCATGGTCCGGGCCTCGCTCGGCGTCAATCCGTGGAGCGTGCTCTACGAGGGGGTGCAGCGGCACACCTCGCTGAGCTTCGGCACGGTCAACGGGCTGGTCGGGGCGTTCGTGCTGCTGCTGTGGATTCCGCTGCGGCAGCGGCCGACGTTCGGCACGGTCGCGAACATCGTGGTCCTGTCGTTCTCCTCCGACCTCGGCCTCGCGCTCCTGCCCCCGCACCCCGGGCTGCCGGCCCGGGTCGGCCTGCTGCTCGGGGGCGTGCTGCTCAACGGGCTCTCCGTCGCGATCTACGTCGGCGCGCGGCTCGGGCCGGGCCCGCGGGACGGGCTGATGACCGGCGCCTCGGCCGCCACCAGCCGCTCGATCCGCTTCGTCCGCACCCTGATGGAGGTCACCGTCCTCGCCGTGGGTGTGCTGCTCGGCGGGAGCGTCGGGCCGGGCACCGTGCTGTACGCGGTGGCGATCGGCCCGACCGCCCAGTTGCTGCTGCCGCGCTTCGCCTACCGGACGGCGGCGGACCGCCGCCGGGGCGAGGAGGACGCGCGGGGCGCCCCGGTCAGCTCCGGGTGGCGGCTTCGGACCCGGCGTCGGCCGTGA
- a CDS encoding type II toxin-antitoxin system PemK/MazF family toxin has protein sequence MSGGMWAAVAAVAALALVAALIDGRARSRRPPRRSRQRPPRGPQPRAGTGPKSRAGQGSRGGDRVPRRGEVWWAEVPFEDGPGSKDRPCLVLTVRGTSARVAKITTKRHGELPGVLALPAGTVDDAAGRQSYLETGELRDVPLPAFRRHAGAVDARFMKKLKVR, from the coding sequence ATGAGCGGCGGGATGTGGGCGGCTGTGGCCGCGGTGGCGGCGCTGGCGCTGGTCGCCGCGCTGATCGACGGCCGGGCGAGGTCGCGGCGTCCGCCGCGGCGCTCCCGGCAGCGCCCGCCGCGGGGCCCGCAGCCGCGCGCCGGTACGGGCCCCAAGTCGCGTGCCGGGCAAGGGAGTCGGGGCGGCGACCGGGTGCCGCGCAGGGGCGAGGTGTGGTGGGCGGAGGTGCCCTTCGAGGACGGGCCCGGGTCCAAGGACCGGCCCTGCCTGGTGCTGACGGTGCGGGGGACCTCCGCGCGGGTCGCCAAGATCACCACGAAGCGGCACGGCGAACTCCCCGGCGTGCTGGCGCTGCCCGCGGGCACGGTGGACGACGCGGCGGGCCGGCAGAGCTACTTGGAGACCGGCGAGCTGCGGGACGTCCCGCTCCCGGCGTTCCGCCGCCATGCCGGCGCGGTGGACGCCCGGTTCATGAAGAAGCTCAAGGTGCGCTGA
- a CDS encoding low molecular weight protein-tyrosine-phosphatase produces MHLCFVCSGNICRSPSAALVVAEHLRREGLEDRVRVTSAGIGPWHAGDPIDPRAGEVLERHGYPVDHVAAQVGAEHLDADLFLAMDRGHEKALRKLVDDPSRVRMLRSFDPAATGGPDGLDVPDPYYGGPDGFEEVLDMIEASTPGLLAWVRERLDA; encoded by the coding sequence GTGCATCTGTGCTTCGTCTGCAGCGGGAACATCTGCCGGTCGCCGTCCGCCGCGCTGGTGGTCGCCGAACACCTGCGCCGGGAGGGCCTGGAGGACCGGGTCCGGGTCACGAGCGCGGGCATCGGGCCCTGGCACGCCGGCGACCCGATCGACCCGCGCGCCGGGGAGGTGCTGGAGCGGCACGGCTACCCCGTGGACCACGTCGCCGCGCAGGTGGGCGCCGAACACCTGGACGCGGACCTGTTCCTGGCGATGGACCGCGGCCACGAGAAGGCGCTGCGCAAGCTGGTCGACGACCCGTCGCGGGTGCGGATGCTGCGGTCGTTCGACCCGGCGGCGACCGGTGGCCCGGACGGGCTGGACGTGCCGGACCCGTACTACGGCGGCCCCGACGGCTTCGAAGAGGTGCTGGACATGATCGAGGCGTCGACCCCCGGCCTGCTCGCGTGGGTGCGCGAGCGCCTCGACGCGTGA
- the yczR gene encoding MocR-like transcription factor YczR, whose translation MAGPQPSRSVEGAPHGGRTLGSRQLAAMLPDPSGARPAYRHLARAIGTLILDGRIALHVRLPAERELAAALGTSRATVTAVYDLLRASGHAHSRQGAGTWTALPEGRTPRGVTRALGLPDTAIDLARASLGLPERTLADALARVAPRVAEHARTPGYHPYGLPELRAAVAERFTRRGLATVPDQILVTSGAQHALTLVLGLLSAPGDRIAVENPSYPNALEAMRRARLRTVPVPVADTGWDAGIVESTLRQSVPQLAYLIPDFHNPTGCLMPDGERAGILRAAQHAGTWLVVDETLTELALDVPAPAPFASHAPPGGTGQVITVGSMSKTHWAGLRVGWLRAPSRLVTELAAQRVASDMGGSVLDQLLALDLLSGADGGPLPDRLTRLRGQRAALTAALAAHLPRWTWHLPPGGLSLWVDLGEPVASALAERVLDYGVRIEGGAYFATDPGIFEQRLRIPYTAEPDTLREAVQRMATALADGLPPSAATRRPHWVA comes from the coding sequence ATGGCCGGCCCGCAGCCGTCCCGGTCCGTGGAGGGCGCGCCGCACGGCGGCCGGACCCTGGGCAGCCGGCAACTCGCCGCGATGCTGCCCGACCCGTCCGGCGCCCGGCCCGCCTACCGCCACCTCGCCCGCGCCATCGGCACGTTGATCCTCGACGGGCGGATCGCCCTGCACGTCAGGCTCCCGGCCGAGCGCGAACTGGCCGCCGCCCTCGGCACCAGCCGCGCCACCGTCACCGCCGTGTACGACCTGCTGCGCGCGAGCGGCCACGCGCACAGCCGGCAGGGCGCGGGCACCTGGACCGCGCTGCCCGAGGGCCGCACCCCCCGCGGCGTCACCCGCGCGCTCGGGCTCCCCGACACCGCGATCGACCTGGCCAGGGCCTCCCTCGGACTGCCCGAGCGGACCCTCGCGGACGCCCTCGCCCGGGTCGCCCCGCGGGTGGCCGAGCACGCCCGTACCCCCGGCTACCACCCCTACGGCCTGCCGGAGTTGCGCGCCGCCGTCGCCGAACGCTTCACCCGGCGGGGCCTGGCGACCGTGCCGGACCAGATCCTGGTGACCTCCGGCGCCCAGCACGCCCTCACCCTGGTGCTCGGCCTGCTGTCCGCGCCCGGCGACCGGATCGCGGTCGAGAACCCCTCCTACCCCAACGCCCTGGAGGCGATGCGCCGCGCCCGGCTGCGCACCGTCCCCGTGCCGGTGGCCGACACCGGCTGGGACGCCGGCATCGTGGAGTCCACGCTGCGCCAGTCGGTGCCCCAACTGGCCTACCTGATCCCCGACTTCCACAACCCGACCGGATGCCTCATGCCCGACGGCGAGCGGGCCGGTATCCTGCGCGCCGCCCAGCACGCCGGTACCTGGCTGGTCGTCGACGAGACGCTCACCGAACTCGCCCTGGACGTCCCCGCGCCCGCGCCGTTCGCCTCGCACGCGCCGCCCGGCGGCACCGGGCAGGTCATCACCGTCGGGTCGATGAGCAAGACGCACTGGGCCGGGCTGCGGGTCGGCTGGCTGCGCGCGCCCTCGCGGCTGGTCACCGAACTCGCCGCGCAGCGCGTCGCCTCCGACATGGGTGGCTCGGTGCTCGACCAGCTCCTCGCGCTCGACCTGCTGTCCGGCGCGGACGGCGGACCGCTGCCGGACCGGCTGACCCGGCTGCGCGGGCAGCGCGCCGCCCTCACCGCCGCCCTGGCCGCGCACCTGCCGCGGTGGACCTGGCACCTGCCGCCCGGCGGGCTGTCGTTGTGGGTCGACCTCGGCGAACCCGTCGCCTCCGCCCTGGCCGAACGCGTCCTCGACTACGGCGTACGGATCGAGGGCGGCGCGTACTTCGCCACCGACCCCGGCATCTTCGAGCAGCGGCTGCGGATTCCCTACACCGCGGAGCCCGACACCCTGCGGGAAGCGGTGCAGCGGATGGCGACCGCGCTCGCCGACGGGCTCCCGCCCTCCGCCGCGACCCGCCGCCCGCACTGGGTCGCCTGA
- a CDS encoding fructosamine kinase family protein, with the protein MSRDPESARAAAARLTGQPVTGGRRSSGALTELLLGDGTVVLVKRGDGPGAARAEAAGLRWLADAGTVRVPAVRGADDAWLVIDLVPTGPPGAGAADRFGRDLAALHAAGAPAFGAPPPGGPEDAYIGTAPMRNATGPDWPRWYAEHRVLPYLRLAVDRGTLRPAEAAVVERVCDRLPDLAGPAEPPARLHGDLWSGNVLWGADGDTWLIDPAAHGGHRETDLAMLRLFGCPHLERVLAAYDEAAPLSAGWRSRVPLHQLFPLLVHTVLFGRGYGEQALTAARSALSA; encoded by the coding sequence GTGAGCCGGGACCCCGAGTCCGCGCGGGCCGCGGCGGCGCGGCTGACCGGGCAGCCGGTGACCGGCGGGCGCCGCAGTTCCGGCGCGCTCACCGAACTGCTGCTCGGCGACGGCACCGTGGTGCTGGTCAAACGCGGTGACGGCCCCGGGGCGGCCCGCGCGGAAGCGGCCGGGCTGCGCTGGCTGGCCGACGCGGGCACGGTGCGCGTGCCGGCCGTCCGGGGCGCCGACGACGCGTGGCTGGTCATCGACCTGGTCCCGACCGGCCCGCCCGGTGCCGGTGCCGCGGACCGGTTCGGCCGCGACCTCGCGGCCCTGCACGCCGCCGGCGCCCCCGCGTTCGGCGCCCCGCCGCCCGGCGGCCCCGAGGACGCGTACATCGGCACCGCGCCGATGCGCAACGCGACCGGCCCGGACTGGCCGCGCTGGTACGCCGAGCACCGCGTGCTGCCGTATCTGCGGCTCGCCGTCGACCGCGGCACGCTGCGGCCCGCCGAAGCGGCCGTCGTGGAACGCGTCTGCGACCGGCTGCCCGACCTCGCGGGACCCGCAGAGCCGCCCGCCCGGCTGCACGGCGACCTGTGGAGCGGCAACGTCCTGTGGGGCGCCGACGGCGACACCTGGCTGATCGATCCCGCCGCGCACGGCGGCCACCGCGAGACGGACCTGGCGATGCTGCGGCTCTTCGGCTGCCCGCACCTGGAACGCGTGCTGGCCGCCTACGACGAGGCCGCGCCGCTGTCCGCCGGCTGGCGCTCCCGCGTCCCCCTCCACCAGCTCTTCCCGCTCCTGGTCCACACGGTGCTCTTCGGCCGCGGCTACGGCGAACAGGCCCTGACGGCGGCCCGGTCGGCGCTGTCGGCCTGA
- a CDS encoding cysteine hydrolase family protein yields the protein MAHVPALLVIDMQNDTVAIAHRAAETVAVIAGLRERAGVAGVPVVTIQDQGGGMTAGTEGWRVVARLAPGEGESVVHKTSPDGFLGTDLDRVLKERGVTEVVVTGFATEICVDTTARQALSHGYDLVVVADGHTTSVRPDGGTFASPARSIAHHNEIFRHLGFPGRSIRVLPASEVDFAQPR from the coding sequence ATGGCACATGTTCCCGCGCTTCTTGTCATCGACATGCAGAACGACACGGTGGCGATCGCTCATCGGGCCGCGGAGACCGTCGCCGTGATCGCCGGGCTGCGCGAGCGCGCCGGGGTCGCCGGGGTTCCGGTCGTGACGATCCAGGACCAGGGCGGCGGGATGACGGCCGGGACGGAGGGCTGGCGGGTGGTGGCCCGACTAGCTCCGGGCGAGGGCGAGTCGGTGGTGCACAAGACGAGCCCCGACGGCTTTCTCGGCACGGATCTCGACCGGGTGCTGAAGGAGCGGGGCGTCACGGAGGTGGTCGTCACCGGGTTCGCCACCGAGATCTGCGTGGACACCACGGCGCGGCAGGCGCTCAGCCACGGCTACGACCTGGTGGTGGTCGCCGACGGGCACACGACGTCGGTACGGCCCGACGGCGGCACGTTCGCCTCGCCTGCGCGGTCGATCGCGCACCACAACGAGATCTTCCGGCACCTCGGGTTCCCCGGACGGAGCATCCGGGTGCTGCCCGCGTCCGAAGTGGACTTCGCCCAGCCCCGATAG
- a CDS encoding SURF1 family cytochrome oxidase biogenesis protein translates to MLRVVFTRRWILLTILFVALILVMGRLGLWQYHRYEQTKRSNHKISLAQHAEPVPIQSLSGPGANLPGSERYRPVTATGQYDPAHQFVVRRRTNADGDQGFFLITPLIISNGDAVLVNRGWVAPADDTAAFPAVPKTPAGTVTLTGRLQLDETTRISGIRNVGGLPPRQFMLINSTEQTKKLSKPVLSGYLELVKTSPPLTKGQSAEQIGAPGSDSSGTDMAVVGQGVHLPYAIQWWLFALMVPVGWWILLRQELKERRKKAAAATAAAPPAPRGPEGTAGTDVKAEADVTADAGSEAATRS, encoded by the coding sequence GTGCTTCGCGTCGTGTTCACCCGCCGCTGGATTCTGCTGACCATCCTGTTCGTGGCCCTGATACTGGTCATGGGCCGGTTGGGCCTGTGGCAGTACCACCGCTACGAGCAGACCAAGCGCAGCAACCACAAGATCTCGCTGGCCCAGCACGCCGAGCCGGTCCCGATCCAGTCGCTGTCCGGTCCGGGCGCGAACCTGCCCGGCAGCGAGCGCTACCGGCCGGTGACCGCCACCGGGCAGTACGACCCCGCGCACCAGTTCGTGGTCCGGCGCCGCACCAACGCCGACGGTGACCAGGGCTTCTTCCTCATCACCCCGCTGATCATCTCCAACGGAGACGCGGTGCTGGTCAACCGGGGCTGGGTAGCGCCCGCCGACGACACCGCGGCGTTCCCCGCGGTGCCGAAGACGCCCGCCGGGACGGTCACCCTCACCGGGCGGCTCCAACTGGACGAAACCACCCGTATCAGTGGTATTCGGAACGTCGGCGGCCTGCCGCCCCGCCAGTTCATGCTGATCAACAGCACCGAGCAGACGAAGAAGCTGTCCAAGCCGGTGCTCAGCGGCTACCTGGAACTCGTGAAGACCAGCCCGCCGCTCACCAAGGGCCAGTCCGCCGAGCAGATCGGCGCGCCGGGCAGCGACAGCTCGGGCACCGACATGGCGGTCGTCGGTCAGGGCGTCCACCTGCCCTACGCGATCCAGTGGTGGCTGTTCGCCCTCATGGTGCCGGTCGGCTGGTGGATTCTGCTGCGCCAGGAGCTGAAGGAGCGGCGCAAGAAGGCCGCCGCCGCGACCGCGGCGGCGCCCCCCGCGCCGCGCGGGCCCGAGGGCACGGCCGGCACGGACGTCAAGGCCGAGGCGGACGTCACGGCCGACGCCGGGTCCGAAGCCGCCACCCGGAGCTGA
- a CDS encoding glutamate racemase: protein MRIALMDAGIGLLAAAAAMRRLRPDADLVLASDPDGMPWGPRTPADLAERALAVAGAAAAYGPDALIVACNTATVHALPALRARFEPRLPVIGTVPAVKPAAAGGGPVAVWATPATTGSRYQRALIDEFAAGVRVTEVPCAGLSDAVERADGEAVERAIAAAAARTPTDVRAVVLGCTHYELVAEQVRAALRHPGRPPVVLYGTADAVAAQALRRIGARPAPGSPAVGTLRVVHSGRPAALPAAALSYSEGRLLHAAPSGPAPVPDRWSARAR from the coding sequence GTGCGGATCGCCCTCATGGACGCCGGGATCGGGCTGCTCGCCGCCGCGGCCGCCATGCGCCGGCTGCGTCCCGACGCCGACCTCGTGCTGGCCTCGGACCCCGACGGCATGCCGTGGGGGCCGCGTACCCCCGCCGACCTCGCGGAGCGCGCGCTGGCCGTCGCCGGGGCCGCGGCCGCGTACGGCCCGGACGCGCTGATCGTGGCCTGCAACACCGCCACCGTGCACGCCCTGCCCGCGCTGCGCGCCCGGTTCGAGCCCCGGCTACCGGTGATCGGCACCGTCCCCGCGGTCAAGCCGGCCGCCGCGGGCGGCGGGCCGGTCGCGGTGTGGGCCACCCCCGCGACCACCGGCAGCCGCTACCAGCGCGCGCTGATCGACGAGTTCGCGGCCGGGGTGCGCGTCACCGAAGTGCCGTGCGCCGGGCTGTCCGACGCGGTGGAACGGGCGGACGGGGAAGCCGTCGAGCGGGCGATCGCCGCTGCCGCCGCGCGCACCCCGACCGATGTAAGGGCTGTCGTCCTGGGCTGCACCCATTACGAACTGGTCGCCGAACAGGTTCGTGCGGCCCTGCGGCACCCCGGCCGGCCGCCCGTCGTCCTGTACGGCACCGCGGACGCGGTCGCCGCCCAGGCACTGCGCAGGATCGGCGCCCGCCCCGCGCCCGGCTCCCCCGCCGTCGGCACCCTGCGGGTCGTCCACAGCGGCCGCCCGGCCGCCCTCCCCGCCGCCGCGCTCTCCTACTCCGAGGGCCGCCTGCTGCACGCGGCTCCCAGCGGACCCGCGCCCGTACCCGACCGGTGGTCCGCTCGTGCACGGTGA
- a CDS encoding DUF5753 domain-containing protein, which produces MRPSSANDSHGPERYGPERSEHQDGSWQTLLREGTGPVQESFLDLVRNTRDYVGYSPDVVWGNLQTPAYAAAMLRLVVDFHEIPDDIAAGVAARTARAAYIGRGGRTFHVLLGEQALLTNIGGAGVMREQLEHLAGATVLPGLTLGVIPARARRHIYPGDGFALFDDRRAEVEGFRGAETITDPARLAVFRKAFGLLRRSTVYGAEARDLIAQAAEAFDRDGYGPTDS; this is translated from the coding sequence ATGCGGCCCTCTTCGGCGAACGACTCGCACGGTCCGGAGCGCTACGGTCCGGAGCGCTCGGAGCACCAGGACGGCTCCTGGCAGACCCTGCTCCGGGAAGGAACCGGCCCCGTGCAGGAGAGCTTCCTCGACCTGGTCAGGAACACCCGGGACTACGTCGGGTACTCCCCCGACGTCGTCTGGGGGAACCTCCAGACGCCCGCCTACGCCGCCGCGATGCTCCGGTTGGTCGTCGACTTCCACGAGATCCCCGACGACATCGCGGCCGGGGTCGCCGCACGGACCGCCCGCGCGGCGTACATCGGACGCGGCGGCCGCACCTTCCATGTCCTGCTCGGCGAGCAGGCGCTGCTGACGAACATCGGCGGAGCCGGCGTGATGCGCGAGCAGTTGGAACACCTCGCGGGAGCCACCGTGCTTCCCGGGCTCACGCTCGGGGTCATCCCGGCCCGCGCCCGCAGACACATCTACCCCGGTGACGGCTTCGCCCTCTTCGACGACCGCCGCGCGGAGGTGGAGGGTTTCCGGGGCGCCGAGACGATCACCGATCCGGCCCGGCTCGCGGTGTTCCGCAAGGCGTTCGGCCTGCTGCGGCGGTCGACGGTCTACGGGGCGGAGGCACGCGACCTGATCGCGCAGGCGGCGGAGGCGTTCGACCGCGACGGGTACGGCCCGACCGACAGCTGA
- a CDS encoding SRPBCC domain-containing protein, whose translation MYTTRVAGHVNAPRADVYAALVDAEALAKWRVPDGMRGEVHAFDAREGGAFRISLTYDAPAASGKSEARTDTYHGRFVRLVPGEEVVEEFEFETGEARFHGVMRMTTTLTDAGAGADGRGGTEVLVVHEGIPDGVPAADNETGTRMALANLAALVEADPG comes from the coding sequence ATGTACACCACTCGGGTGGCCGGTCATGTGAACGCGCCGCGCGCGGACGTCTACGCGGCGCTGGTCGACGCGGAGGCGCTGGCGAAGTGGCGGGTGCCGGACGGCATGCGCGGCGAGGTGCACGCGTTCGACGCCCGCGAGGGAGGCGCGTTCCGGATCTCGCTCACCTATGACGCGCCGGCCGCGAGCGGCAAGTCCGAGGCGCGCACGGACACGTACCACGGCCGGTTCGTGCGGCTCGTGCCCGGCGAGGAAGTGGTGGAGGAGTTCGAGTTCGAGACGGGCGAGGCCCGCTTCCACGGCGTGATGAGGATGACGACCACGCTGACCGACGCGGGTGCGGGTGCGGACGGGCGCGGCGGCACCGAGGTGCTGGTCGTGCACGAGGGCATCCCCGACGGTGTGCCCGCCGCCGACAACGAGACCGGCACGCGGATGGCGCTGGCGAACCTCGCCGCACTCGTGGAGGCCGACCCCGGCTGA
- a CDS encoding DinB family protein — protein MSMETVEKEDGEKTSLLGFLAAQRACVLAVVDGLDAAALTASVLPSGWTPLGLVEHLGYAERHWFQEVATGAAEPLDWPDDPVPLTTPRPPDVVFAFYRDQCRRSDAILAATPLSTPPRGRHSEPLEDEVTDLRWIVLHMIEETARHAGHLDVVRELLDGRTGLGPR, from the coding sequence ATGAGTATGGAGACGGTGGAGAAGGAAGACGGCGAGAAGACGTCGTTGCTGGGGTTCCTCGCGGCGCAGCGCGCCTGCGTGCTCGCGGTGGTCGACGGCCTCGACGCCGCGGCCCTGACCGCATCGGTGCTGCCCTCCGGGTGGACACCGCTCGGTCTCGTGGAGCACCTGGGGTACGCGGAGCGGCACTGGTTCCAGGAGGTCGCCACCGGCGCGGCCGAGCCGCTGGACTGGCCCGACGACCCCGTTCCGTTGACGACACCCCGACCGCCGGACGTGGTCTTCGCCTTCTACCGTGACCAGTGCCGGCGCTCCGACGCGATTCTCGCCGCCACGCCGCTGTCGACACCTCCGCGCGGCCGTCACTCCGAGCCCCTGGAGGACGAGGTCACCGACCTGCGCTGGATCGTGCTGCACATGATCGAGGAGACCGCGCGCCACGCCGGCCATCTCGACGTCGTCCGCGAACTGCTCGACGGGCGGACGGGGCTCGGACCCCGGTAG